In Ochrobactrum sp. Marseille-Q0166, a single genomic region encodes these proteins:
- a CDS encoding methyltransferase, with product MTNNGANRMQDTVEETLDVFHRGAFHLVQPAMKGHRSGVDAMILASSVPDGFSGRLADLGSGAGAAGLAVAARCKEARVTLIERSGFMLNFAHKSVNHPLNADLRERTEILEADVSLTGKARASAGLIDNIFDYVIMNPPFNEASDRSTPDPVKAEAHVMPEGMFDQWLRTASAILRPGGGVSVIARPASLAPILQALERRFGGLKIIPILPRPDAAAIRIVITGIRGSRAGLSLMPPLILHGDQGNDFTARATAINNGQTSLL from the coding sequence CATTGGATGTGTTTCATCGCGGTGCCTTTCATCTCGTACAGCCTGCGATGAAAGGCCATCGCTCCGGTGTAGATGCGATGATTCTTGCAAGCAGCGTGCCCGACGGCTTCTCAGGTCGTCTTGCAGATCTTGGCAGTGGCGCGGGTGCTGCCGGTCTGGCTGTTGCCGCGCGTTGTAAAGAAGCACGTGTAACACTTATCGAGCGTTCCGGCTTTATGCTCAATTTCGCGCATAAAAGCGTGAACCATCCTCTGAATGCTGATCTGCGTGAGCGCACCGAAATTCTGGAAGCAGACGTTTCATTGACGGGCAAAGCGCGGGCCAGTGCCGGGCTGATCGATAACATCTTCGATTACGTCATCATGAACCCGCCGTTCAACGAGGCGAGTGATCGCTCGACACCCGATCCCGTCAAGGCTGAAGCGCATGTCATGCCCGAAGGCATGTTCGACCAATGGCTGCGCACGGCATCAGCCATTTTGCGGCCCGGTGGCGGCGTTTCGGTCATCGCGCGCCCTGCTTCACTCGCCCCCATTCTGCAGGCGCTCGAGCGTCGTTTCGGTGGATTGAAGATCATTCCGATCCTGCCCCGCCCCGATGCAGCGGCTATCCGCATCGTGATTACGGGCATCCGTGGCAGTCGTGCAGGGCTTTCGCTTATGCCGCCATTGATCCTGCATGGCGATCAGGGCAATGATTTCACCGCACGCGCGACTGCCATTAATAATGGCCAGACGTCGCTGCTTTAG